Proteins co-encoded in one Balearica regulorum gibbericeps isolate bBalReg1 chromosome 16, bBalReg1.pri, whole genome shotgun sequence genomic window:
- the NOL4L gene encoding nucleolar protein 4-like isoform X3 codes for MNDSTWISADQHLNSSLSPSQDESMRSPQNLHGQEDDDSSSESCSGNGSSTLNPSTSSSTQGDSTFPEMNGNGTAAPMDFTASADDQPINLCDKLAPAHVTPSYQSDSCSADGLRSRVKYAVKTTAESPPYSSGSYDSIKTEVSGCPEDLTVGRAPTADEDDDDHDDHEDNDKINDSEGMDPERLKAFNMFVRLFVDENLDRMVPISKQPKEKIQAIIESCSRQFPEFQERARKRIRTYLKSCRRMKKNGMEMTRPTPPHLTSAMAENILAAACESETRKAAKRMRLEIYQTSQDEPIALDKQHSRDATAITHSSYSLPASSYSQDPVYINGSLNYSYRGYGSLGGSLQPPASLQTGNHSNGPTDLSMKGGASSTAPSNSTSRGMQAAQLSPTEISAVRQLIAGYRESAAFLLRSADELENLILQQN; via the exons ATGACTCCTCATCAGAGAGCTGCAGCGGGAATGGCTCCTCCACCCTGAACCCCTCCACCTCCAGCAGCACGCAGGGTGACAGCACCTTCCCTGAAATGAACGGGAATGGCACTGCGGCCCCCATGGACTTCACTGCCTCCGCTGACGACCAGCCCATCAACCTCTGCGACAAACTTGCGCCTGCCCATGTCACCCCTTCCTACCAGTCGGACAGCTGCAGCGCTGACGGGCTGCGCAGCAGGGTCAAGTACGCGGTGAAGACCACAGCAGAG TCCCCTCCATACAGCTCCGGTAGCTATGACTCCATCAAGACAGAGGTCAGCGGCTGCCCCGAGGACTTGACCGTCGGCAGGGCCCCCACGGCCGATGAAGATGACGATGACCATGATGACCATGAAGACAACGATAAGATAAATGACTCGGAGGGAATGGACCCGGAGAGGCTAAAGGCCTTCAAT ATGTTTGTGCGCCTTTTTGTGGACGAGAACCTGGACCGGATGGTTCCCATCTCTAAGCAGCCCAAGGAGAAGATCCAGGCCATCATCGAGTCCTGCAGCCGGCAGTTCCCTGAGTTCCAGGAGCGGGCGCGCAAGCGCATCCGCACCTACCTCAAGTCCTGTCGCCGCATGAAGAAGAATGGGATGGAGATG ACCAGGCCCACGCCACCACACCTGACCTCGGCCATGGCAGAGAACATCCTGGCCGCCGCCTGCGAGAGCGAAACGCGGAAAGCAGCCAAGAGGATGCGACTGGAGATCTACCAGACCTCCCAG GACGAACCAATCGCTCTAGACAAGCAGCACTCCAGAGACGCCACAGCCATCACCCACTCCTCCTATTCACTGCCAGCTTCATCTTACTCCCAAGACCCAGTCTACATCAATGGAAGCCTGAACTACAGCTACCGTGGCTACGGGTCCCTGGGGGGCAGCCTGCAGCCACCCGCCTCCCTCCAGACGGGCAACCACAGTAACG GTCCGACCGATCTCAGCATGAAAGGTGGGGCCTCCAGCACGGCCCCCTCCAACAGCACCAGCAGGGGAATGCAGgctgcccagctcagccccacggaGATCAGTGCAGTGCGGCAGCTGATCGCTGGCTACCGAGAGTCAGCGGCATTTCTGCTTCGATCTGCAGATGAACTGGAAAACCTCATTTTACAGCAGAACTGA